Below is a window of Bradyrhizobium sp. SZCCHNS1050 DNA.
TATAAGCGTGAAGACCATCGCGCAGGGAAGGCCGGGCGTTCTCGGCTGCACCTGTGGTACCTGCCGCCTGCATTTTTTCTCGCAGGCGGGCCGCAGGCGCCAGCCGGCGCCTGGCCTTCCCTGCGCCCTCCGACATTTCAGAGGGTGAGATCTGCAGCATGACCCGGGCAGGATCTGCCGCGGAGCGCGACGTCACGCGTCGTTCGATGCGCTCCCTCGCGCGGCATCAATGGCGTCGTCCCCGCGAACGCGGGGACCCATAACCCAAGGGAGCAGTTGGCTTGCGCAAGTCCAACCACCTCGCGTCACGACTTGGTTCGGTGGTTATGGGTCCCTGCGTTCGCAGGGACGACAGCAGTGTGTTTGGCCCGACGCTCAGCCCTGTCTTCTCACCCGTGCACCACCGCCTTCGCGATCATGCAATGAATGCCCTTGGAGCCGTTGACGGTCTGGGTCACCCGCAGGTCGGCGGCGAGGCTGCACAGGGTATAGGCGTCCTCGCGCGACAGATTGCGCTTCTCGCCGAGCAAGACGATCATGTCGCGCAGCGCCTTCACCGCGCACTGGTCGAGGTCGGGGTCCATCGCCATGGTCATGTAGTGGGTGGCCGTCTCGGCGCGCGGATAGTCGAATTTGAGATCCTTGCGCACAGTGAGACGGAAACGCCCCTGCAGCGCGGTCTCGATCGCGGTGACGCAGACCTCGCCGTCGCCCTGCACGCCGTGGCCGTCGCCGCAGGAGAACAGTGCGCCGGGCACGAACACCGGCAGATACAGCTTGGCGCCGGCGCCGAGCTCCTTGTTGTCGAGATTGCCGCCCATCGCGCGCGGGATCAGCGAGGTGATGCGGCCCCAGGCCGGCGGCGGCGCCACGCCCATCACGCCGAAGAACGGCGCCAGCGGCAGCTCCAGGCCCCACGGCAGCTTGCCGACCATCCGGTCCTTGTCGAGCGGGATGTTCATCAGCCGGCTCTCGTGGAAATCGTCGGGCAGGGTGCCCGCCAGCGGCCGGATGAAATTGTAGCCCCAGTCCTGCCGCAGCTGGACGTCGAGGATGTCGACCTCGAGCACGTCGCCGACCTCGGCGCCCTTGACCGCGATCGGGCCGGTCAGGATGTGGCCGGGCACCATGCGCTCGCTGCGGGCGTGGACGTCGAACAATTCCGGCGGCACATGGAATTTGCTGGTGTCGGGCACCACGTCGGGCCCGCCGCTGATCGAATCGATCGTGACCTCGTCACCGCTGTCGATCGTGAGCACCGGCTTCAGCCGGGATTCGAAGAAGCCCCAGTGGCAGGTCTCGGGGCTCGCGTGCAGATGGTGATGGGCCATGGTCCTCTCATTCGTACCGGTTCGGGACCAAGCATAGCGCATCCGCCGGCCGCCGCAGAGAGATGGCGACGCATGGCCGCTGTCGTGTATGAGGGCGGCCGTGGCACCTCACCCCGCGCCGGAGCTCGCAATGTTCTTTGTCCTGTCGAAGACGCTCGGCCTGCTGGCACTGCCGACCAATTTCATGATCGCGCTGGGCCTCGCAGGCGCCATCCTGATGCTGACCCGGTTTGCCGTGCTGGGGCGCAGGCTCGTGGTGTCTGCCATGCTGCTGCTGGCGATCGTCGGCCTGACGCCGCTCGGCAGCCTGATGCTCTATCCGCTGGAGAGCCGGTTTCCGAAATGGGACCCGGCGAACGGTGCGCCCGACGGCATCATCGTGCTCGGTGGTCCCGTCGATTCCGATCTCTCGGTGATGTACGGCATGCCGGTGACGGTGGCGGGCGCCGATCGGGTGATCCAGGCCGCCGCGCTGGCGCGGCGCTATCCGAACGCGCGCATCCTGTTCACCGGCGGCAGCGCCAATCTGATCGCGACCGAGGCCAAGGAGGCCGACGTCGGCGCCGAGATCCTGCTCAGCCTCGGCGTGCCGAAGGAGCGGCTGTTGCTGGAGCGGCAGTCGCGCAACACCTACGAGAATGCGATCTTCTCCAAGGCGATGATCTCCCCGAAGCCGGGCGAGCGCTGGCTGCTGGTGACCTCGGCCTATCACATGCCGCGCTCGGTCGGGCTGTTCCGCAAGGCCGGCTTTCCGGTCGAGCCCTATCCGGTGGACTGGCGCGTCGGCCGCGTGCTCGACTTCGACGGCATCTCGCTGCTCGGCCTGCGCCGCGCCGACATTGCGGTGCGCGAATGGGTCGGGCTCGTGGCCTACCGCCTGCGCGGCCGCATCGACGATCTGTTTCCGGGACCGGCCTAGGCAATCGTCTTGCAGAAGCTCGCCGCTTTCGCGGCCAGCTCGCCGCGCACGCGCGCGACGACCGGCTCGTAGCGGCAGCTCGAATCCTGCCGGAACAGCCGCGCGCTCGGATACCACGGGCTGTCGTCGCGATCCCTGAGCCAGCGCCAGTCGGCGAGGTGGGGCAGCATGATCCAGGTCGGCCGTCCGAGCGTCGCGGCGAGATGCGCGACGCTGGTGCAAACGGTGACCACGACGTCGAGACAGGAAATCAGCGCCGCGGTCTCGACGAAGTCGGTCAACTCGACGGTAAGGTCGCGGATGCCGCTCTGCTGCGCCAGCACCGCCTTGTCGGCTGGCCGCAGCTCTTTTTGCAGGCTGATGAAATCCGCCCCGAGATCGAGCAGCGGCAGCAGGGTCGCAAGCGGCATCGAGCGGTTGCGATCGTTGCCCTGATGCGGATTGCCGGACCAGACGAGGCCGACCCGCAGCCGGTCATGCGCTCCGAGCCGCCGCTCCCAGGCCGCGATGCGCTCGGCCGGCAGTGGCGGGAGATAGCTTGGCGGTGGAATGGTATCGAGCGTGGTGCCGAAGGCCAGCGGCAGGCTCATCACCGGGCAGTGCATGTCGAAGACCGGCCGCTGCAGGTCCGGCGCGTAGGCGAGGCATTGCGTCACACCGTCGATGCCGGCCATCAGCGGCCGCAGCGCCTCGCGCACCACCAAGATCACCTTGGCGCCGCGCGCGGCGACCATCGGCACGTAGCGGGCGAACTGGATGGTGTCGCCGAAACCCTCGTCCTCCTCGATCAGGATGGTCTTGCCGGCGATGTCCTCGTGGCCCAGACATTTGGACTCGGCAAAGCGCGGATAGTCGATCGAGAAATCCGGCATGGCCCAGCGCGCCTCGCGCCGGGCCCAGCCGGAGACGAAGTCGCCGCACTGCAGCTCGATATGCGCGAGCTGCCACGCCGCCTTGGGATGATCGGGGACGAGCGCGAGAATCTGCCGGTAGACGGCAGCAGCATCCTCGAAACGCAGGAGCTGCATCAGCGCAAAACCCTTGTTGAGCAGCACCTCGACGAAGTCCGGCCGCAACGCCAGGGCCTGATCGAACCACGGCAGCGCCTCCGCGCTGCGGCCGAGACAGACAAAGGCATCACCGAGATTGTTGCAGACCATCGCCTCGGTCGGCGCCAGCGCATGCGCGCGTTCACAATCGGCCAGATACGCGTCGTAGTGTTTGAGCTCGCGGAGGCACCGGGCGCGCATCTGCAGCGACTGCAGGTCATTCGGCTGCTGCGTCAGGCAGATCGTGAAGGCCTGGGCGGCTTCCTCATAACGCTGCTGCTGATGCAGCAGCAGGCCGCTCTGGAACGCGGCCTCGCGGTGCGAAGGATCGATCGTCAGCGCGTGCTGATAGCTCAGCAGCGCCTCGGCGCCACGGTCGAGCGCCAGCAGCACGCCGCCCATATGCTTCCACAACTCGGCCTCGTCGGGCTTGAGCTGGATCGCCTTGTCGAAGACGGCGAGGGCGTCGTCGAGCCGGCCCATCTGCTTCAGGGTGAAGCCGAGGCTGGTGAGATAGTCGATCTTCGGCGTCTGTCGGATCGCGCGCGAGAACCACGCGACGGCATGGTCGTGCTGGCCGGTTTGCAGCGCGATGATGCCCATCAGCGCAAGGCTGTCGGCGTGGGCCGGGTCGGCCGCCAGCGCCTGCTCGCAGCACATCTGGGCATCGAGCAGACGCCCTCCGCCGAGGTGATGCAGTCCCGCCTCGTAGAGCGCGGCGGGCGACAGCACGGGCGTTCCGCCGGGGCCGGCCGTTGCGCGCTTGGCGCCTTCCTTCCGGTCGCTGCGGGTCATCGACTGATCCTGTCCGAGGATCGAAAATTCATAAGTGATTCCCGTAATATCGAGAAGGATCATGGTATGGCGGGCGAGCCCGGAGGGCGGAAATACTGGCATCACGCGGTGCGAGGGTCTAACAAGCGCCCCGAAGTCGAACCACGCATTGGACCGGCAGGCGGTGCGGTAGGGAGGGAGCGCCACATGCAACAGCCGAACGGGACGGACAGGCTGGATCTGGCGGCCATGGTGGCCGATCTCAACGGCCTGCTGCGGCTGAAGACGACCGTGATCGGCATCAAGATGTTCGCCCGCGTCGAGGACATGGAAGCGGTGGAGAAGATCCGCCGGCCCAACGCGGTGCACACCACCGACCAGATCGTCAGCATGGCCTCGCGGCTCGGCTGGACAGTCGGCATCACCGGAGATGATCTGGTCGGCGCGCAGTGCCGCGCGGTGATCGGGCTCGGCCCGCAGGACGACACCTGGCTCGAGGGCGCGAACTATGTCGGCGTCTGGCACGGCACGGCGGAGGACGCGCGCAAGCGACAGGAGGCGTTGGATGTCGTGCCGTTCGGCCGCTACCAGGCCATGGCCGTCAGCCCGCTGTCGAGCGGCCGGCTGGATCCGCCGGACATCTGCCTGGTCTATGCGACGCCGGGACAGATGATCATCCTGATCAACGGCCTGCAATATGTCGGCTACAAGAAGTTCGAATGGGGCGTCGTCGGCGAGACCGCCTGCGCCGACTCCTGGGGACGCGCGCTGAAAACCGGCGAGCCGAGCCTGTCGCTGCCATGCTTCGCCGAGCGCCGCTATGGCGGCGTGCCGGACGAAGAGATGCTGATGGCGCTGAAGCCATCCGATCTCGCCAAGGCGATCGCCGGCATGAAACAGCTTGCCAGGAACGGCCTGCGCTACCCGATCGCCCCCTACGGCATCCAGAACGACGTCCGCGCCGGAATGAATGTGTCTTATGGAAAAAAGTAGACCCGCAAACTCCGTCATTGCGAGCGCAGCGAAGCAATCCAGGGCTGAGGACGGGACTCTGGATTGCTTCGTCGCTGCGCTCCTCGCAATGACGGGGCACTAAAATCGCAGCTGATCGCTAGGGAACAAGAATGACGTCATCCAAGTTCGATATCATCGTCTATGGCGCGACCGGTTTCACCGGGCAGCTCGTCGCTGAATATTTGGCCACGCAATATCGCGGCGACAGCTCGCTGCGCTGGGCGATGGCTGGTCGCAGCCTCGACAAGCTCGCGTCCGTGCGCGATGCGATCGGCGCGCCCGCCGATACGCCGCGGATCGCGGCCGATGCCGCCGATCCTGCATCCCTAAAGGCCATGGTGGCGCAGACGAAGCTGGTGCTGACCACCGTCGGTCCCTATCAGCTCTATGGCAACGAGCTCGTCGCGGCCTGCGCCGAGACCGGCACCGACTACGTCGATTTGTGCGGCGAGCCGGTGTGGATGCGGCAGATGATCGACAAGCATCAGGCCACCGCCGAGAAGAGCGGCGCGCGCATCGTGTTCTCCTGCGGCTTCGATTCCGTGCCGTTCGAGCTCGGCGTCTATTTCGTGCAGCAGCAGGCCAAGAAGGTGCTCGGCGCCGCAGCGTCGCGTGTGAAGGGCCGCGTCCGCGGCATGAGCGGCACGCTCTCGGGCGGCACCGCGGCGAGCGCCAAGGCGACCTTCGATGCGGTCGCCAAGGATCTGAGCCTGGTCGCGATCCTCAAGGACTCGTTCGCCCTGACGCCCGGCTTCAAGGGTCCGAAGCAGCCGTCGGGCAACAAGCCCGTCTATGAGGAAGATCTGCAGTCCTGGACGGCGCCGTT
It encodes the following:
- a CDS encoding YdcF family protein — encoded protein: MFFVLSKTLGLLALPTNFMIALGLAGAILMLTRFAVLGRRLVVSAMLLLAIVGLTPLGSLMLYPLESRFPKWDPANGAPDGIIVLGGPVDSDLSVMYGMPVTVAGADRVIQAAALARRYPNARILFTGGSANLIATEAKEADVGAEILLSLGVPKERLLLERQSRNTYENAIFSKAMISPKPGERWLLVTSAYHMPRSVGLFRKAGFPVEPYPVDWRVGRVLDFDGISLLGLRRADIAVREWVGLVAYRLRGRIDDLFPGPA
- a CDS encoding acetamidase/formamidase family protein: MAHHHLHASPETCHWGFFESRLKPVLTIDSGDEVTIDSISGGPDVVPDTSKFHVPPELFDVHARSERMVPGHILTGPIAVKGAEVGDVLEVDILDVQLRQDWGYNFIRPLAGTLPDDFHESRLMNIPLDKDRMVGKLPWGLELPLAPFFGVMGVAPPPAWGRITSLIPRAMGGNLDNKELGAGAKLYLPVFVPGALFSCGDGHGVQGDGEVCVTAIETALQGRFRLTVRKDLKFDYPRAETATHYMTMAMDPDLDQCAVKALRDMIVLLGEKRNLSREDAYTLCSLAADLRVTQTVNGSKGIHCMIAKAVVHG
- a CDS encoding saccharopine dehydrogenase family protein, which codes for MTSSKFDIIVYGATGFTGQLVAEYLATQYRGDSSLRWAMAGRSLDKLASVRDAIGAPADTPRIAADAADPASLKAMVAQTKLVLTTVGPYQLYGNELVAACAETGTDYVDLCGEPVWMRQMIDKHQATAEKSGARIVFSCGFDSVPFELGVYFVQQQAKKVLGAAASRVKGRVRGMSGTLSGGTAASAKATFDAVAKDLSLVAILKDSFALTPGFKGPKQPSGNKPVYEEDLQSWTAPFMMALINTRNVHRSNMLMGFPYGQDFVYDEMVLTGPGEKGEANAKKVMAANAEKTGPNAPKPGEGPSKEERENGYYNLLFVAIAPDGRQVRASVKGNRDPGYGSTSKMISECAVGLLRDGAGVKGGFWTPGAALRDSLIQRLVDHAGLTFTVEG
- a CDS encoding DUF169 domain-containing protein, giving the protein MQQPNGTDRLDLAAMVADLNGLLRLKTTVIGIKMFARVEDMEAVEKIRRPNAVHTTDQIVSMASRLGWTVGITGDDLVGAQCRAVIGLGPQDDTWLEGANYVGVWHGTAEDARKRQEALDVVPFGRYQAMAVSPLSSGRLDPPDICLVYATPGQMIILINGLQYVGYKKFEWGVVGETACADSWGRALKTGEPSLSLPCFAERRYGGVPDEEMLMALKPSDLAKAIAGMKQLARNGLRYPIAPYGIQNDVRAGMNVSYGKK
- a CDS encoding tetratricopeptide repeat protein, coding for MTRSDRKEGAKRATAGPGGTPVLSPAALYEAGLHHLGGGRLLDAQMCCEQALAADPAHADSLALMGIIALQTGQHDHAVAWFSRAIRQTPKIDYLTSLGFTLKQMGRLDDALAVFDKAIQLKPDEAELWKHMGGVLLALDRGAEALLSYQHALTIDPSHREAAFQSGLLLHQQQRYEEAAQAFTICLTQQPNDLQSLQMRARCLRELKHYDAYLADCERAHALAPTEAMVCNNLGDAFVCLGRSAEALPWFDQALALRPDFVEVLLNKGFALMQLLRFEDAAAVYRQILALVPDHPKAAWQLAHIELQCGDFVSGWARREARWAMPDFSIDYPRFAESKCLGHEDIAGKTILIEEDEGFGDTIQFARYVPMVAARGAKVILVVREALRPLMAGIDGVTQCLAYAPDLQRPVFDMHCPVMSLPLAFGTTLDTIPPPSYLPPLPAERIAAWERRLGAHDRLRVGLVWSGNPHQGNDRNRSMPLATLLPLLDLGADFISLQKELRPADKAVLAQQSGIRDLTVELTDFVETAALISCLDVVVTVCTSVAHLAATLGRPTWIMLPHLADWRWLRDRDDSPWYPSARLFRQDSSCRYEPVVARVRGELAAKAASFCKTIA